The Bacillus sp. FJAT-27916 genomic interval AGACCCAATCCTCCTTCTCTTAGAAATTCCACAGACTGGTCTCTCTCGTATGGACCTAATCCTTGTCTTACTTCGTCAAAATTGCAGCTCTGTCCATTATCAACAACCATCACTTCCAAGCGATCTTCATAAAGGCCGAATCCAATCACTACTTCCCCTTCATTCTTACCTTTATAAGCATGCTGAACAGCATTTGTGCAAGCTTCACTTGTCGCAATCTTCAAATCTTCTATACTATCATAGGAAAATCCCATCCGACTGGCGATGCCTGACAGCGTCAATCGCATGATTCCGATAAATTCTGGTTTGGCCGGTAATTTCATCTCAATGTATTCATATGTCTCAGTCATTGTGCTCCACCCTCTGCATGGCTTTTTATATGGATAATATCAGCAAGTCCCGTGATTTCAAACAATCTATGCAAGCGTTCGGATAAACCGATGATCTTAAAATCACCATTATGTGCCCTGACGTTCTTAAACAAACCGACAAATACGCCCAGCCCCGTGCTGTCCATATAGGATACTTCTGATAAATCGACCACCATTACTACTTTGTCTTTATCAGAGAGCGGGAAAAGCTTCTCCCTTAAACGAGGTGCCGTATAGGCATCAATCTCCCCCTTCACGTATACACGAACTTCCGAATTTATATCTTGAACATCAATAGATATATTCATTAATTGACCCTCTCCTCAAAAAATATGTCTTTAGCGTTCTTATAAATACCCGTTTTTATCCAATCTAAAACTTACGTCGGATAATGATTAACGTAAAGTCATCACGCAGCTGGAAATGCTGCATTTTTTCAAGCTTCTTAAACAAATTATTTACAATGCACTGCGCATCAAGGTGGATTGATTTTTGGATAAGTTCAACCAATGTATCCCGCTCGATAAACCCTTCCTTTGTCCGGCATTCCGTTACGCCGTCCGAGAGCAGGATAATCATGTCGCCGACTTCGATTTTCCGCTCATATTGTTTGTATACCGTCCGTTTGTCCACCCCAAGCAGGAGCCCTCTTGCAGTCAGCTCCGTAAATTTATTTTCTTGATAATCATAGAAGAACCCTGGCTCATGTCCAGCTGATGCATATGTAAAGATATGATTAGAAGGGTCATATAACCCATAAAACATGGTAATAAACATACTGGGGTCCACATTTTGTTCAACCACTCTATTGATGCTCTCAAGTACACTTGCTGGGGATGTCCGGTGCTCCGGCAGGGAATCCATCGCATATTTAATCATGGACATACACAATGCTGCTGGAATCCCTTTCCCGATAATATCCGCAATCGCCACAGCAACCCGGTTATGTTCATCCTCTACAAAGTGAAAATAGTCACCGCTCATATGCTTGGCCGGCACACTGATTGCTCCGATATCGAGATTATCCACAACCGGAATATTTGTGCCAAGCAAAGTTTGCTGAACATTTGTCGCAATTTCCATTTCACTTTTCAGCTCGCGCTGCTGGTGCCTCAGGCTTTGGAGCTCACGGAAAGCAACGCCGTATTCAAGCATCACCTCAAGCAGGAAATCGAGTGAATTCATCGCATCGCTCGAAAGGTCAGGGAAGATTTGTTTCAGCGCATTTTGATGGATACTAATAATCTCTTCTGGTGATACGTCACTTTCCATGGCTGATTTGCTGATTTTCTGACCCAAATATAGAGCCTGTTCCGTCTGCTCTGCTAAGTACTTCGAGAGAGCATCTCGGTAATCTCTTTCCAAATACTCTCTTTTCGTCACGCATCTCCCCCCTATCGAATCCATTTGGTTGTCGTGATTTTCGTCCCAACTCCCACTTCTGAGTCAATATCAAATTCATCCATCAAACGCTTTACTCCAGGCAGCCCTGCACCTAGTCCGCCTGATGTGGTGTAGCCGTCCTCCATCACTTTTCTGATATCACTGATACCAGGACCTTTATCTTCTGCTATGATGCGCAAGCCTGTTCTGCCGTTATCCCATAGCTTCTCAATACAGATTTCCCCCTGGCCTGCATATAAATAAATGTTTCTCGCCAATTCACTGATCGTGGTGGTGATTCTCGCCTGGTCCACTGTGCCAAACCCTAACTCCTTGGCCACATTTCTCCCTACTTGCCGGGCAGCAACAATATCCCACTCATTTAATATTTTTACGTAGGATTGGGTACTCATCATGCTAGTCCCCCAGTTCCTTCTGTAATTTCTCCAATCCTTTTTCAAGGTCAATTGCCGTCATGACATCAGATAACGTAATGCCAAGCTCGACCAATGTGATGGCGACGGCCGGCTGTATGCCTGTAATCACCACTTTAGCACCCATCAGCTTCGACATATTAATGACATCCCCTAGAACCTTGGCAATGAACGAATCAATAATCTCGATTGACGTTAAATCGATCACGACCCCATTCGCATTGGTTTCATGGATCTTATGTAATAAATCCTCCTGGAATTGAAGAGCTGTCGCATCATCTAATTCCCATTGAATCGAGATTAGCAGGCAATCATGCAGCTTTAATATTGGAATTCTCATTGTCACTCCTCCGTAATCTCTATAATTTTTCTATTCGTAATCTGGAGTGCCGCTTCCACACCCTTTTTTAGTGTATTTTTTGTAATAATTTCATCTAAAT includes:
- a CDS encoding PP2C family protein-serine/threonine phosphatase, producing the protein MTKREYLERDYRDALSKYLAEQTEQALYLGQKISKSAMESDVSPEEIISIHQNALKQIFPDLSSDAMNSLDFLLEVMLEYGVAFRELQSLRHQQRELKSEMEIATNVQQTLLGTNIPVVDNLDIGAISVPAKHMSGDYFHFVEDEHNRVAVAIADIIGKGIPAALCMSMIKYAMDSLPEHRTSPASVLESINRVVEQNVDPSMFITMFYGLYDPSNHIFTYASAGHEPGFFYDYQENKFTELTARGLLLGVDKRTVYKQYERKIEVGDMIILLSDGVTECRTKEGFIERDTLVELIQKSIHLDAQCIVNNLFKKLEKMQHFQLRDDFTLIIIRRKF
- a CDS encoding anti-sigma regulatory factor, whose amino-acid sequence is MSTQSYVKILNEWDIVAARQVGRNVAKELGFGTVDQARITTTISELARNIYLYAGQGEICIEKLWDNGRTGLRIIAEDKGPGISDIRKVMEDGYTTSGGLGAGLPGVKRLMDEFDIDSEVGVGTKITTTKWIR
- a CDS encoding STAS domain-containing protein, whose product is MRIPILKLHDCLLISIQWELDDATALQFQEDLLHKIHETNANGVVIDLTSIEIIDSFIAKVLGDVINMSKLMGAKVVITGIQPAVAITLVELGITLSDVMTAIDLEKGLEKLQKELGD
- a CDS encoding anti-sigma factor antagonist, translating into MNISIDVQDINSEVRVYVKGEIDAYTAPRLREKLFPLSDKDKVVMVVDLSEVSYMDSTGLGVFVGLFKNVRAHNGDFKIIGLSERLHRLFEITGLADIIHIKSHAEGGAQ
- the rsbW gene encoding anti-sigma B factor RsbW encodes the protein MTETYEYIEMKLPAKPEFIGIMRLTLSGIASRMGFSYDSIEDLKIATSEACTNAVQHAYKGKNEGEVVIGFGLYEDRLEVMVVDNGQSCNFDEVRQGLGPYERDQSVEFLREGGLGLYLIETLMDEVKIHQNEGVTVFMTKFLEGEQVESDAETISN